A DNA window from Calliphora vicina chromosome 1, idCalVici1.1, whole genome shotgun sequence contains the following coding sequences:
- the LOC135957825 gene encoding ficolin-1-like, with protein sequence MLKYIWFLIFINFLKCTPIKTNLAECNSVIIEGGEQALRKIFNDFNEIKTIVNDLKSIYVDSEQGNNTLQKKDLPLFDVRFDQVAKRCETISQPKDCATATACTKRSGIYKIQIAQYNNETVLVACDEDTQNGDWLVIQKRQDGSVDFYRDWMEYEEGFGDIDGEFFIGLKKLYALTNYNGPQELLIVMEDVKSNKTFAKYDAFAISNATESYKLKKLGKYSGTAGDSLQHHIGMKFSTKDRDNDMNSSSCAESYTGAWWYNNCHLSNLNGKYGDNTYSKGINWKSFRGFNESLTYVKMMIRRSRTV encoded by the exons atgttgaagtatatttggtttttaatttttataaattttttaaaatgtacacctattaaaacaaatttagcagAG TGCAACAGTGTCATAATTGAAGGTGGAGAACAAGCCCTAAGGAAAATATTcaatgattttaatgaaataaaaaccattgtgaatgATCTGAAATCAAT TTATGTAGATAGTGAGCAAGGCAATAatactttacaaaaaaaag ATTTGCCCTTGTTTGATGTACGTTTTGACCAAGTGGCCAAGAGATG cgaAACAATATCTCAGCCTAAAGATTGTGCCACAGCCACTGCTTGCACCAAACGCAGTGgcatttataaaattcaaattgcaCAGTACAACAATGAAACAGTTTTGGTGGCCTGTGATGAAGATACACAAAACGGTGACTGGTTGGTAATACAAAAACGTCAAGATGGTTCTGTGGATTTCTATAGAGATTGGATGGAATATGAAGAGGGCTTTGGTGACATTGATGGGGAGTTCTTTATTGGTTTGAAAAAGCTATACGCTCTAACAAATTACAATGGTCCCCAGGAGCTACTGATTGTAATGGAAGATGTTAAATCCAATAAAACTTTTGCTAAATATGATGCCTTTGCAATAAGCAATGCTACCGAATcgtataaattgaaaaaattgggcAAATATTCAGGAACTGCCGGAGATTCACTACAACATCATATCGGTATGAAATTTTCAACTAAAGATCGTGACAATGATATGAATTCTAGTAGTTGTGCTGAGTCTTATACGGGAGCATGGTGGTATAATAATTGTCATCTTAG TAATCTCAATGGAAAATATGGCGATAATACGTATAGCAAAGGCATCAACTGGAAATCATTTCGTGGATTTAATGAGTCCCTTACTTACGTTAAAATGATGATACGTCGTAGTAGAACTGTATAG